The nucleotide sequence AAGTCGAAGGTTTCAAAACACTTCAGGAGAATCAAAAGGTGCAGTACGTTGTTGTCCAAGGACCCAAAGGCGCCCAGGCAGCTGAGGTTCGGCCTATCCCATGAGCGTTCTCGCGCATTGGCACGAGCGGCATTCAGATGCCTGGCTTGAGGTTTGTTGGCCTCCATCGACATGGCTATTCCACATGCCGGCATCCGATCAGTCGTCAACTGGGCAAACTTGATTGATTATCTGACGCCAAATGCGTCATCTGCACGCTGGCAATAGGCCGGAGGGTAACGCACCAAGCCCGTTTTCCGGCACACCGCAACGTTTCCGAAATCCTCAAGCAAAAGTTGGACGGCTTCTTGCAATAGCGCCTCCAGGTCGCCAAACGGCGTCAAAAGTTTGCTTCAAGGAAACGAGGAATACCGGTGGATCGTTCTCAAATGCTCAACACTGCCCGTGGCTCCGTGGCTGACCTCTCGCGAGGCAATCTGGGCGTGCCGCTGTTGCTGTTGGTCATGCTGGCAATGATGATGTTGCCGATTCCGCCGTTTCTGCTGGACGTGTTTTTTACCTTCAACATTGCCCTGTCCATCGTGGTGCTGCTGGTGTGTGTCTACGCCCTGCGGCCTCTGGATTTTGCGGTGTTCCCGACCATCTTGCTGGTTGCCACGCTGTTGCGCCTGGCCCTTAACGTGGCGTCCACGCGGGTGGTGATGCTCCACGGTCAGGATGGTCACGCCGCGGCCGGCAAGGTGATCCAGGCCTTCGGCGAGGTGGTGATCGGCGGCAACTACGTGGTCGGTATCGTGGTGTTCGCGATCCTGATGATCATCAACTTCGTGGTGGTCACCAAGGGCGCCGGGCGTATTTCCGAGGTGAGCGCGCGTTTCACGCTTGACGCGATGCCCGGCAAGCAAATGGCGATCGACGCCGACCTCAACGCCGGCCTGATCGATCAGAATCAAGCCAAGGCGCGCCGCTCCGAAGTGGCCCAGGAGGCCGAGTTCTACGGCTCCATGGACGGCGCGAGCAAGTTCGTGCGCGGCGATGCGATTGCCGGACTGCTGATTCTGTTTATCAACCTGATCGGTGGCATTGCGGTCGGTATCTTCCAGCACGGCATGACGTTCGGCGACGCGGGCAAGGTGTACGCCTTGCTGACCATCGGTGACGGTTTGGTGGCGCAATTGCCATCACTGCTGTTGTCCACCGCCGCGGCGATCATGGTGACCCGTGCGTCCGGCTCCGAGGACATGGGCAAGCAGATCAACCGTCAGATGTTTGCCTCGCCCAAGGCCCTGGCTGTGGCCGCCGGCATCATGGCGATCATGGGCATTGTGCCGGGTATGCCCCACGTGTCGTTCCTGACCATGGCAGCGTTGGCGGCGGGCGGTGCGTATCTGTTCTGGAAAAAGCAGAACGCGGTCAAGGTCCAGGCCTTGCAAGAAGTGGAGCGCCAGCAGGAATTGCTGCCGTCGCCGGCCCGCGCCCAGGAAACCAAGGAGCTTGGCTGGGATGATGTCACTCCGATCGACATGATCGGCCTGGAAGTGGGCTATCGCCTGATTCCCCTGGTAGACCGTAATCAGGGCGGCCAATTGCTGGCGCGGATCAAGGGTGTGCGCAAGAAGCTGTCCCAGGACCTGGGCTTTCTGATGCCCACCGTACACATTCGCGACAACCTTGACCTGGCCCCCAGCGCGTACCGCCTGACCTTGATGGGCGTGACCCTGGCGGAAGCGGAGATCTATCCGGACCGCGAGCTGGCGATCAACCCCGGCCAGGTGTTTGGCAGCCTCAGTGGCATTACCGCCAAAGATCCGGCTTTTGGCCTGGATGCGGTGTGGATCGAAGTCAGCCAACGCAGTCAGGCGCAGTCGTTGGGTTACACCGTGGTGGACGCCAGTACGGTGGTCGCGACTCACCTCAACCAGATTCTCTACAAACACTCCCACGAGCTGATTGGTCACGAAGAAGTCCAGCAACTCATGCAATTGCTGGCCAAGGCTTCGCCAAAACTCGCCGAAGAGCTGGTGCCGGGCGTGTTGTCGTTGTCGCAGTTGCTCAAAGTGCTGCAAGCGTTGCTGGCCGAGCAGGTGCCGGTAAGGGACATTCGCAGCATTGCCGAGGCTATCGCCAACAACGCCGCCAAGAGTCAAGATACCGCCGCTCTGGTGGCTGCGGTACGCGTCGGGTTGTCGCGTGCCATCGTCCAAAGCATTGTAGGGCTTGACTCCGAGCTGCCTGTGATTACCTTGGAACCCAGGTTGGAACAAATATTGCTCAATAGTATCCAGAAGGCAGGACAAGGCCAGGAAGAGGGCGTTCTGCTGGAGCCAAGCATGGCTGAAAAACTCCAGCGTTCGTTAATTGACGCCGCGCAGCGCCAGGAAATGCAGGGCCAACCGGTGATTTTGCTGGTGGCCGGCCCGGTTCGGGCGATGTTGTCGCGGTTTGGACGTCTGGCAGTACCGAATTTGCACGTTTTGGCTTACCAGGAAATTCCTGACAATAAGCAAGTGACTATCGTCGCGACAGTAGGGCCCAACGGCTGAGGTAGTGGGTTATGCAAGTGAAGCGTTTTTTCGCCGCCGATATGCGTCAGGCCATGAAACTGGTTCGTGATGAGCTGGGCGCCGATGCTGCGATTATCGGTAACCGGCGTATTGCCGGCGGTGTCGAGCTGACGGCTGCCCTGGATTACACACCCTCGGCGCTGACGCCACGTGTGCCGAACATGGAACTGGAAGACGAGCTGCGCAAGACGGCCTCGCGCATTGTCTCGGCCCAGGCCGAGTTGAGCATGCGCGGTGACAGCGATGCGACCACCAATCGCCAATTGTTCGCCGGTCTGCCACTGACCGCGGCCGAGCCGTTGGTGGAACCGACTTTTGTCGAGCCGCCACGTCCTGCGGCGCCAGCACCGGCCGCCGCAGTCGACCAGCGGGTTTTCGACTCGATGCGCTTTGAACTCAATGGTCTGCGCGAGCTGCTGGAAGTCCAATTGGGCTCCCTGGCCTGGAATCAGTTGCAGGGCAGCAAGCCGCAACAGGCCAACCTCTGGCGTCGCCTGCAACGCATTGGCCTGTCCGGCCCGTTGTCCCGCGACCTGCTGGAACTCACCACCGGCATTGAAGAACCTCGCCAGGCCTGGCGCATGCTCCTGGCGCATCTGGCGCGGATGATCGTCACTCCGGAAATCGAACCCCTGGAAGAGGGTGGCGTGATTGCCATGGTGGGGCCTGCCGGCATGGGCAAGACCACCACTCTGGCCAAACTGGCAGCGCGTTATGTGCTCAAGTACGGTGCGAACAACATCGCGCTGGTGAGCATGGACAGCTATCGGATTGGCGCTCAGGAGCAGCTCAAGACCCTGGGACGTATCCTCAATGTGCCCGTGACCCATGTCGATCCGGGCCAATCGCTGGCCAACGCCCTTGATCCGCTGCTGCGCAAGCGCGTCGTGTTGATCGATACGGCCGGCCTGCAAGCCAGCGATCCGGCCTTGCGCATGCAGCTGGAAAGTCTGGCCGGGCGCGGGATCAAGTCAAGAAATTACCTGGTCCTTGCAACCACCAGCCAAAAACAGGTTCTGACTGCTGCGTACCACAGCTACAAACGTTGTGGGCTGGCGGGCTGCATTCTGACTAAACTCGATGAAACAGCTAGCCTTGGCGAAGTGTTGAGCCTGGCCATCAGTCATGCATTGCCGGTCGCCTACCTGACCGACGGGCCGCGGATTCCAGATGATTTGCATCTGCCGCGCCGCCATCAGTTGGTCAGCCGGGCCGTCAGCGTACAAATGCAGGAAGAACCGAGTGAGGAAGCGATGGCCGACATGTTCGCTGACCTCTACCACAGTCCGGCCAAGCGGGTCGGCTGAGGGCTATATGAACATAGTGAAATGTACCTACATCGATGGTCAGCAAGCGGTTAGCGCGACCACCTTATGTAGCCTGCGTCTAAGCAAGACAAGGTAAAGAAAGCACATGGGCAGCATGCATCCCGTACAGGTGATCGCGGTGACCGGCGGCAAAGGTGGCGTCGGCAAGACTAACGTGTCAGTGAATTTGTCCCTGGCCCTGGCAGAGCTTGGCCGCCGCGTCATGCTGCTGGATGCCGACCTGGGACTGGCGAACGTCGACGTTCTGCTGGGACTGACGCCCAAACATACCCTGGCTGATGTGATTGAAGGCCGCTGTGAGCTGCGCGATGTGCTGTTGCAGGGGCCGGGCGGGATTCGCATCGTACCGGCCGCCTCGGGCACCCAGAGCATGGTTCATCTGAGTCCGGC is from Pseudomonas mucidolens and encodes:
- the flhA gene encoding flagellar biosynthesis protein FlhA, which encodes MLNTARGSVADLSRGNLGVPLLLLVMLAMMMLPIPPFLLDVFFTFNIALSIVVLLVCVYALRPLDFAVFPTILLVATLLRLALNVASTRVVMLHGQDGHAAAGKVIQAFGEVVIGGNYVVGIVVFAILMIINFVVVTKGAGRISEVSARFTLDAMPGKQMAIDADLNAGLIDQNQAKARRSEVAQEAEFYGSMDGASKFVRGDAIAGLLILFINLIGGIAVGIFQHGMTFGDAGKVYALLTIGDGLVAQLPSLLLSTAAAIMVTRASGSEDMGKQINRQMFASPKALAVAAGIMAIMGIVPGMPHVSFLTMAALAAGGAYLFWKKQNAVKVQALQEVERQQELLPSPARAQETKELGWDDVTPIDMIGLEVGYRLIPLVDRNQGGQLLARIKGVRKKLSQDLGFLMPTVHIRDNLDLAPSAYRLTLMGVTLAEAEIYPDRELAINPGQVFGSLSGITAKDPAFGLDAVWIEVSQRSQAQSLGYTVVDASTVVATHLNQILYKHSHELIGHEEVQQLMQLLAKASPKLAEELVPGVLSLSQLLKVLQALLAEQVPVRDIRSIAEAIANNAAKSQDTAALVAAVRVGLSRAIVQSIVGLDSELPVITLEPRLEQILLNSIQKAGQGQEEGVLLEPSMAEKLQRSLIDAAQRQEMQGQPVILLVAGPVRAMLSRFGRLAVPNLHVLAYQEIPDNKQVTIVATVGPNG
- a CDS encoding cold-shock protein; this translates as MKTGTVKWYNDSKGFGFITQDGGGDDLFVHFSSIQVEGFKTLQENQKVQYVVVQGPKGAQAAEVRPIP
- the flhF gene encoding flagellar biosynthesis protein FlhF; the encoded protein is MQVKRFFAADMRQAMKLVRDELGADAAIIGNRRIAGGVELTAALDYTPSALTPRVPNMELEDELRKTASRIVSAQAELSMRGDSDATTNRQLFAGLPLTAAEPLVEPTFVEPPRPAAPAPAAAVDQRVFDSMRFELNGLRELLEVQLGSLAWNQLQGSKPQQANLWRRLQRIGLSGPLSRDLLELTTGIEEPRQAWRMLLAHLARMIVTPEIEPLEEGGVIAMVGPAGMGKTTTLAKLAARYVLKYGANNIALVSMDSYRIGAQEQLKTLGRILNVPVTHVDPGQSLANALDPLLRKRVVLIDTAGLQASDPALRMQLESLAGRGIKSRNYLVLATTSQKQVLTAAYHSYKRCGLAGCILTKLDETASLGEVLSLAISHALPVAYLTDGPRIPDDLHLPRRHQLVSRAVSVQMQEEPSEEAMADMFADLYHSPAKRVG